A region from the Methanobacterium formicicum genome encodes:
- the cyaB gene encoding class IV adenylate cyclase encodes MIEVEVKAHAPEDQDALVKKLVKIGAKRVGEEYQEDVYFNAPHRDFAQTDEALRIRKVQQGDAEDLFITYKGAKMDEVSKTRKEVEVGVEDSAKVADIFQSLSFRPVATVRKNRTIYNLNDLVITLDQVQGVGNFVEIEKEIEEGEDTREALDEIFTTYSQIGIEKGFERRSYLELMELP; translated from the coding sequence ATGATAGAAGTGGAAGTAAAAGCCCATGCACCTGAAGATCAAGATGCACTGGTAAAAAAACTAGTTAAAATTGGGGCTAAAAGAGTGGGAGAAGAATATCAGGAAGATGTTTACTTTAATGCCCCTCATAGAGATTTTGCCCAGACTGACGAAGCCCTCCGAATAAGGAAAGTTCAACAGGGAGATGCCGAAGACCTGTTCATAACCTACAAGGGTGCCAAAATGGATGAAGTAAGCAAAACCCGTAAAGAAGTGGAAGTAGGGGTTGAAGACTCTGCTAAAGTTGCGGATATCTTTCAAAGTCTAAGTTTCCGTCCGGTGGCTACTGTCCGGAAAAATAGAACCATCTACAACCTCAATGATCTGGTAATAACCCTGGACCAGGTACAGGGAGTGGGTAATTTTGTGGAAATTGAAAAGGAAATTGAAGAAGGTGAGGACACTAGAGAAGCACTAGATGAAATTTTCACCACTTATTCCCAGATAGGCATAGAAAAAGGTTTTGAAAGGAGATCCTACCTGGAACTCATGGAACTCCCCTAA
- the fen gene encoding flap endonuclease-1: MGVKFKDIVSSEEIRFEDLNGKVVALDAANVIYQFLSSIRQLDGTPLKDQNGRVTSHFSGILYRTSSLVEKGMKPVYVFDGRSSALKKETQQKRKEIKEESERRWKEALEEGRLDDARKFAVRSSRMSPEIVEGSKKLLKLMGIPYIQAKGEGEAQASYMVERGDAWCVASQDYDCILFGASRMVKNLTISGGQASPELIQLNKILKNLDVTRQQLVDLAIMVGTDFNQGIKGIGAKKGLKLIKKHGDIYHALEHLDVELDVDPDILRDMFLNHEVESHYQLKWQKANPEEIVEFLCREHDFSEDRVLTAVDKLKKLETTQSSLEQWF; encoded by the coding sequence ATGGGAGTGAAGTTCAAGGATATTGTATCTTCCGAAGAAATCAGGTTTGAGGATCTTAATGGTAAAGTGGTGGCTCTGGACGCAGCGAATGTTATTTACCAGTTTCTTTCCAGTATTCGCCAGCTAGACGGCACCCCTCTCAAAGACCAGAACGGGCGAGTGACCTCGCATTTTAGTGGAATACTGTATCGTACATCTTCCCTGGTAGAAAAGGGAATGAAACCGGTTTATGTTTTTGACGGGCGGTCCAGTGCTCTTAAAAAGGAGACTCAACAGAAAAGGAAAGAGATCAAAGAGGAATCAGAACGCAGATGGAAAGAAGCTCTGGAAGAAGGGCGTTTGGATGATGCCCGAAAATTTGCGGTGAGATCTTCACGCATGTCTCCCGAAATCGTGGAAGGGTCCAAAAAGCTTCTTAAACTCATGGGAATCCCTTATATCCAGGCTAAAGGGGAAGGAGAAGCCCAGGCCTCTTATATGGTGGAACGTGGTGATGCTTGGTGTGTGGCCTCCCAGGATTACGATTGTATTTTATTCGGAGCTTCCCGCATGGTTAAGAACCTGACCATCAGTGGGGGCCAGGCCTCTCCAGAACTCATCCAGCTGAATAAGATCCTGAAAAATCTGGATGTAACCCGCCAGCAACTGGTGGATCTGGCCATAATGGTAGGTACAGATTTCAACCAGGGAATCAAAGGTATTGGGGCAAAGAAGGGTTTGAAACTCATTAAAAAACACGGCGACATATATCATGCCCTGGAACACTTGGATGTGGAGCTGGATGTTGATCCGGATATTTTACGGGATATGTTCCTCAACCATGAAGTTGAATCCCACTACCAGTTGAAATGGCAGAAGGCCAATCCAGAAGAAATTGTGGAGTTCTTATGCCGAGAACATGATTTTTCCGAAGACAGGGTATTGACTGCCGTGGACAAACTGAAAAAACTGGAAACCACCCAGAGCAGCCTGGAACAGTGGTTCTAG
- a CDS encoding TetR/AcrR family transcriptional regulator, whose protein sequence is MDTKSRILQTAFNLFLEKGFASVSLNEVIKASNITTGGFYYHFDSKDSLMVAVIEKYIFNYFNSTVEQIKHFQGDPQEKLKKVVLTLVGADLNASNKTEIMENSNGIDYRALHILLIEGVHKYDIIKEHYTKFYYNLLEFNKEVIEEGISQGVIRNDTDPTELALMTQSVMVGTIMMWVVMPTVPLEQIMTSNMNQLWDRLK, encoded by the coding sequence ATGGACACCAAATCTAGAATTCTCCAAACCGCCTTCAATCTCTTTCTGGAAAAAGGATTTGCGAGTGTTTCCTTAAATGAAGTTATAAAAGCATCAAATATTACCACTGGCGGCTTTTATTACCATTTTGATAGTAAAGATTCCTTAATGGTCGCAGTTATTGAAAAATATATATTTAACTATTTTAATTCAACTGTAGAACAGATTAAACACTTCCAGGGGGATCCACAGGAAAAATTGAAAAAAGTAGTGCTGACCCTGGTGGGGGCTGATTTAAACGCCAGTAACAAGACGGAAATTATGGAAAACTCCAATGGCATTGATTACAGAGCGTTACACATATTATTAATAGAAGGTGTCCACAAATACGACATAATTAAGGAACATTACACCAAATTTTATTATAATCTACTTGAATTCAACAAGGAAGTCATTGAGGAAGGCATATCCCAGGGAGTAATAAGGAACGATACTGACCCCACTGAACTCGCACTGATGACCCAAAGTGTTATGGTTGGAACGATTATGATGTGGGTGGTAATGCCCACAGTACCTTTAGAACAAATAATGACCTCCAACATGAATCAACTATGGGATCGCTTAAAATAG
- the hacA gene encoding homoaconitase large subunit — MNITEKILARASGAKEVQPGEIIEVEVDLAMSHDGTSPPTINTFNKIADQVWDPDKIVMVYDHNLPANTMGSAEFQRVTRDFARTQGIKNLYTHGEGICHQVLPEEGFIKPGMVVVGADSHTCTYGAFGAFATGMGATDVAVVYATGKTWFMVPGAFQIEVDGILGEHVTAKDLILHIIGSIGSYGATYKTLEFCGSTVQDMDVAGRMTMCNMAVESGAKNGIMEPNQSVLKYLKERNVENFQIFTSDPDSVYEKSLHFPVDDLEPQVACPHNVDNVHPVSHVSGESIDQAFIGSCTNGRLEDLRMAAQVLENKKVHPDVRLIVSPASRRIYQAAIAEGIIETFLDAGAIIINPGCGPCLGAHMGVLTAGEVCISTTNRNFVGRMGDPLSEVYLANPAVVAYSAIHGEIRNPGE, encoded by the coding sequence ATGAATATCACTGAAAAAATACTTGCCAGAGCTTCTGGAGCAAAAGAAGTTCAACCCGGAGAGATCATTGAAGTAGAGGTTGATCTGGCCATGAGCCACGATGGAACCTCCCCGCCTACCATTAACACCTTCAACAAGATTGCCGACCAGGTCTGGGATCCAGATAAAATCGTCATGGTCTACGACCACAACCTACCGGCTAATACTATGGGTTCTGCTGAATTCCAGAGAGTGACCAGGGATTTCGCCAGGACACAGGGAATTAAAAATCTGTACACTCATGGAGAAGGAATATGCCACCAGGTACTCCCGGAAGAGGGTTTCATCAAGCCAGGTATGGTAGTGGTGGGTGCTGATTCTCACACTTGTACTTACGGAGCCTTTGGAGCCTTTGCCACGGGTATGGGTGCCACTGATGTGGCTGTGGTCTACGCAACCGGTAAAACCTGGTTCATGGTTCCCGGAGCATTCCAGATTGAAGTTGATGGAATTTTAGGGGAACATGTTACTGCCAAAGACCTGATTCTCCATATAATAGGGAGTATAGGTTCCTACGGTGCCACCTACAAGACCCTGGAATTCTGTGGCAGTACAGTTCAGGATATGGATGTGGCGGGCAGAATGACCATGTGTAATATGGCGGTGGAATCCGGGGCGAAAAATGGGATAATGGAACCCAACCAGTCTGTTTTAAAGTATTTAAAGGAGCGAAATGTGGAAAATTTCCAGATATTCACTTCGGATCCTGATTCTGTCTACGAAAAATCACTGCACTTCCCGGTGGATGACCTTGAACCTCAGGTCGCCTGTCCCCATAATGTGGATAATGTCCACCCTGTTTCCCATGTTTCTGGAGAATCAATTGACCAGGCCTTCATTGGTTCCTGTACCAATGGTCGGCTGGAAGACCTGCGCATGGCTGCTCAGGTACTGGAAAATAAAAAAGTTCATCCAGATGTTAGACTCATCGTGTCACCGGCTTCTCGCCGAATCTATCAGGCAGCAATAGCTGAAGGGATCATTGAAACATTCCTGGATGCTGGAGCCATTATCATTAACCCCGGATGTGGGCCCTGTTTAGGAGCCCATATGGGTGTTTTAACTGCCGGAGAGGTGTGCATCTCCACTACTAACCGTAACTTCGTGGGACGTATGGGAGATCCCCTATCTGAGGTGTACCTGGCTAACCCGGCAGTGGTGGCTTACTCTGCTATTCACGGTGAAATAAGAAACCCCGGTGAATAA
- a CDS encoding TATA-box-binding protein, producing MTKVEIKVENIVTSATLGKDIDLPQVAPALEGVEYNLEQFPGLVYKIKEPKTAALIFGSGKLVCTGAKSIENSIKAIHIAVDKMRALDPDIPHEFEIKVQNIVASANLDKTLNLEAVALDLENTEYEPEQFPGLVYRLGEPKVVLLLFGSGKVVCTGAKTIADAQLGVEKTKERLAELDLL from the coding sequence ATGACAAAAGTTGAAATCAAAGTGGAGAACATAGTTACTTCCGCAACGCTTGGGAAAGATATAGACCTTCCCCAAGTCGCACCCGCGTTGGAAGGTGTGGAATATAACCTCGAACAATTCCCCGGATTGGTTTATAAGATTAAAGAGCCTAAAACAGCTGCTTTAATATTTGGATCCGGCAAATTAGTGTGCACAGGTGCAAAGTCCATTGAGAACTCGATAAAAGCAATTCACATTGCTGTGGACAAAATGCGCGCATTAGACCCTGATATACCCCACGAATTTGAAATTAAAGTTCAGAACATAGTTGCTTCTGCTAATTTGGATAAGACTCTTAACCTGGAGGCAGTGGCCCTGGACCTGGAAAACACCGAATACGAACCAGAACAATTCCCTGGTCTGGTTTACCGATTGGGTGAACCAAAAGTAGTACTATTACTATTCGGATCAGGAAAAGTAGTATGTACAGGTGCAAAAACTATCGCAGACGCACAACTTGGTGTAGAAAAAACAAAGGAAAGATTAGCTGAATTAGATTTATTATAA
- the serB gene encoding phosphoserine phosphatase SerB yields the protein MIKLIAFDLDNVLIDGEVIDEMAKLTGVEEEISKITSQAMEGEIDFGTALKERVSLLKGASVEDINKVMLEIPLMEGAKESVKELKKRGYKIATITGSFDCIAQRMKDELDLDYVYFNTLQEEDGALTGEVSGPLVDGTKREILQDIMKMEKISPEETAAVGDGANDVSMLEEAGLGIAFNAKPVLREMADVVVEKKDLKELLEIFDDGSSKKASEKAEVEAKESFTELLSQKKDLEKTLKELTAKRDKLNDEAKVFRQERDELNAQIRGNLDNALKYRDERDQINQEVKKYKKLRDEAHQAYKKMEWTSGRREAVQVEDEIKRLEKTIETRVLDIRKENELVKKVTDLRKKLQGMQEDEESRGEALKLKEESEGYHAKVVELSDQAQETHEKMLEYFRKIDEIRSQADAAHQKFIETREKANKVHDEVKATFGKIRKANKGMDRVKAKERSIEDEIVRKKNSVEREKAEEIYRKFLEGKKVSTEELLLLQKHKIV from the coding sequence TTGATTAAACTTATCGCATTTGATCTTGATAACGTCCTAATTGACGGTGAAGTCATAGACGAGATGGCAAAATTGACTGGAGTAGAAGAAGAAATTTCCAAAATAACCAGTCAAGCAATGGAAGGAGAAATAGATTTTGGAACCGCCCTGAAAGAAAGAGTATCACTCTTGAAAGGAGCATCTGTTGAAGATATCAACAAGGTAATGCTGGAAATTCCCCTTATGGAAGGGGCAAAAGAAAGCGTTAAAGAGCTCAAAAAACGGGGTTATAAAATAGCAACCATAACCGGCAGTTTTGATTGTATTGCCCAGCGCATGAAAGATGAACTGGACCTGGACTATGTGTATTTCAACACACTTCAGGAGGAAGATGGCGCGCTAACCGGTGAAGTCAGTGGACCCCTGGTGGATGGCACCAAGAGGGAAATCCTACAGGACATAATGAAAATGGAAAAAATTTCACCGGAAGAAACTGCCGCAGTTGGTGATGGGGCCAATGATGTTTCCATGCTAGAAGAAGCAGGACTGGGAATAGCTTTCAATGCTAAACCAGTTTTAAGGGAAATGGCTGATGTCGTTGTTGAGAAAAAGGACCTGAAAGAATTACTGGAAATATTTGATGATGGCTCTTCTAAAAAGGCTTCTGAAAAGGCAGAAGTAGAAGCCAAGGAAAGCTTCACCGAGCTTTTATCTCAGAAAAAAGACCTGGAAAAGACCCTCAAAGAACTGACAGCTAAGAGGGACAAGTTGAATGATGAAGCGAAGGTATTCCGTCAGGAACGGGATGAATTAAACGCTCAAATCAGAGGAAACCTTGATAACGCCCTGAAATACAGGGATGAAAGGGATCAAATTAACCAGGAAGTTAAAAAATATAAAAAGCTACGTGATGAAGCTCATCAGGCTTACAAGAAAATGGAATGGACTTCTGGAAGGAGAGAAGCAGTCCAGGTGGAAGATGAAATAAAACGCCTGGAAAAAACCATTGAAACCAGAGTCCTGGACATCCGAAAAGAAAATGAGCTGGTTAAGAAAGTTACCGATCTTCGTAAAAAGCTTCAGGGCATGCAGGAAGATGAAGAAAGCCGCGGCGAAGCTTTAAAACTTAAAGAAGAATCTGAAGGCTACCACGCTAAAGTGGTAGAGTTATCTGACCAGGCCCAGGAAACCCACGAGAAAATGCTGGAATACTTCCGCAAAATCGATGAAATCCGCAGCCAGGCAGATGCAGCCCATCAAAAATTCATAGAAACCCGGGAAAAGGCAAACAAAGTTCATGATGAAGTTAAAGCAACCTTTGGTAAAATAAGGAAAGCTAATAAGGGAATGGACAGAGTTAAAGCCAAGGAACGAAGCATTGAAGATGAAATCGTGCGCAAGAAAAACTCCGTGGAAAGGGAGAAAGCCGAAGAAATCTACCGCAAGTTCCTAGAGGGTAAGAAAGTTTCCACTGAGGAACTTCTCCTCTTACAGAAACACAAAATCGTCTGA
- a CDS encoding homocitrate synthase family protein, which translates to MKHFVSPFNQAVDLKFPEKITIYDTTLRDGEQTPGVCLRTAEKLKIARKLDELRIHQIEAGFPVVSNEEKRSVTTIANEGLDANILALCRTKKEDIDTALDCNVDGIITFLGTSALHLKHKLKVNQEDALNICMNAIEHAKDHGLFVAFSAEDATRTDLNFLKSVYKKAEVYGADRVHIADTVGAISPQGMDYLVRELKKEINIEIALHCHNDFGMALTNSVAGLLAGASAVSTTVNGIGERAGNTSLEELVMTLLLIYGVDMDFNIEVFYELSQMVEELTNMKVPENKPIVGRNVFRHESGIHVDAVIEEPLTYEPFLPELIGHQRQIVLGKHSGCRAVKAKLDECGIAVSKDELCKIVGKVKEKREEGKYINDKVFNEIVRSVRGPFEF; encoded by the coding sequence TTGAAACATTTCGTGAGTCCCTTTAACCAGGCAGTTGATTTAAAATTTCCAGAAAAAATCACTATCTATGACACTACACTACGTGATGGTGAACAAACACCCGGCGTCTGTCTTAGAACGGCGGAAAAACTTAAAATAGCACGGAAACTCGATGAATTGAGAATACATCAAATTGAAGCTGGTTTCCCTGTTGTATCCAATGAAGAAAAGCGTTCAGTAACCACCATTGCCAATGAAGGTTTAGATGCTAATATACTGGCACTCTGCCGTACCAAAAAAGAAGATATCGACACGGCACTGGACTGTAATGTAGATGGGATAATCACCTTCCTCGGCACTTCCGCCCTCCACCTTAAGCATAAACTTAAAGTGAACCAGGAAGATGCCCTGAATATCTGTATGAATGCCATTGAACATGCCAAAGACCACGGACTGTTTGTGGCCTTCTCGGCAGAAGATGCCACCCGAACTGATCTGAACTTCCTGAAGAGTGTTTACAAAAAAGCAGAAGTTTATGGTGCAGACCGGGTACACATAGCCGACACCGTAGGGGCCATAAGTCCCCAGGGTATGGATTACCTGGTTCGTGAGTTGAAAAAAGAGATAAACATAGAAATAGCTTTACATTGCCACAATGATTTCGGAATGGCCTTAACTAACAGTGTTGCCGGTTTACTGGCTGGTGCCAGTGCAGTGTCCACTACTGTTAACGGAATAGGTGAAAGAGCCGGTAATACATCTCTGGAAGAACTGGTAATGACCCTTCTACTTATATACGGAGTGGATATGGATTTCAACATAGAGGTGTTCTACGAGCTATCCCAGATGGTGGAAGAACTAACCAACATGAAAGTTCCAGAAAACAAGCCCATTGTAGGTAGAAATGTGTTCCGACACGAATCAGGCATACATGTGGATGCAGTTATTGAAGAACCCCTAACTTATGAACCATTCCTACCGGAACTAATTGGTCATCAGAGACAGATCGTGCTGGGTAAACATTCAGGATGTCGGGCAGTAAAAGCCAAACTGGATGAATGCGGGATCGCGGTTAGTAAAGATGAACTGTGCAAGATCGTGGGAAAGGTAAAGGAAAAAAGGGAAGAAGGGAAATACATCAATGATAAAGTTTTCAATGAAATTGTACGCTCAGTCCGAGGGCCATTTGAGTTCTAA
- a CDS encoding MFS transporter, which translates to MPHDNTPTVSNDIKIAALLAATIASFFTPFMGSSVNIALPSIGLEFGADAILLNWVTNGFLLAAAIFAVPFGRVADIHGMKRIFTYGLAIFTLASLFCALSPSAYFLIASRILQGIGTAMIFVTGLAIITSVYPPQHRGKAIGINVAAVYVGLSFGPVLGGLMTQYLGWRSLFLLMVPFGLLVIGIVFWKLHDEWAASKGEKFDYWGSILYSLMLFLVMYGFSSLPQIDGWAMLILGVVGFLAFIRWELRAKSPVFNVRLFKNTAFTFSSLAALINYSATFAVTLLLSYYLQYIKGLEPQTAGIILVAQPIIMAITAPIAGRMSDRIEARLIATAGMATVTIALFTMTFIDSTTPITNIILGLAVLGLGFGLFSSPNTNVIMGSVQRKFYGVASATVSTMRLIGQTLSIGIATLVFSLLIGRVQITPDQFPALMESIQLCFVVFTALCFIGVFVSWWRGKRKDVE; encoded by the coding sequence ATGCCTCATGATAATACCCCTACAGTTAGTAATGATATTAAAATTGCCGCTCTGTTAGCTGCTACCATAGCTTCCTTTTTCACCCCATTCATGGGATCGTCAGTTAACATTGCCCTCCCTTCCATTGGACTGGAATTTGGTGCTGATGCCATCCTCCTAAACTGGGTGACCAATGGATTTTTACTGGCAGCCGCCATATTCGCTGTACCCTTTGGGAGAGTGGCCGATATACACGGTATGAAGAGGATATTCACCTACGGGCTGGCCATATTCACGTTGGCCTCTTTGTTCTGTGCCCTCTCACCCTCAGCCTACTTCTTGATTGCCTCCCGGATACTGCAGGGAATTGGTACCGCCATGATCTTCGTAACTGGACTGGCCATAATCACCTCAGTTTACCCACCCCAACACAGGGGAAAGGCTATTGGGATTAACGTAGCAGCAGTTTACGTTGGTTTATCATTTGGTCCTGTTTTAGGGGGTTTAATGACTCAGTACCTTGGATGGAGGAGTTTATTTTTATTAATGGTTCCTTTCGGGCTTCTGGTTATAGGTATAGTCTTCTGGAAACTCCATGATGAATGGGCTGCCTCTAAGGGAGAAAAATTCGACTACTGGGGTTCCATACTCTACAGTTTAATGCTTTTCCTGGTGATGTACGGTTTTTCCAGTTTACCCCAGATAGATGGCTGGGCCATGTTAATACTGGGAGTGGTGGGCTTCTTGGCATTCATCCGATGGGAACTCCGGGCCAAGAGTCCCGTATTCAATGTAAGGTTGTTTAAAAATACTGCATTTACCTTTTCCAGCCTGGCTGCTCTCATTAACTACAGTGCCACCTTTGCCGTTACCTTACTCTTAAGCTACTACCTCCAGTACATTAAGGGACTGGAACCACAGACCGCGGGCATAATACTGGTGGCTCAACCCATAATTATGGCCATAACTGCCCCTATTGCTGGTAGAATGTCTGATCGTATTGAGGCACGGCTTATAGCCACCGCGGGAATGGCTACAGTAACTATTGCTCTGTTTACCATGACCTTCATTGACTCCACCACTCCTATCACCAACATAATCCTGGGATTGGCGGTGCTGGGACTGGGATTCGGACTATTCTCCTCACCAAACACCAACGTGATAATGGGCTCTGTGCAAAGAAAATTCTACGGAGTGGCCTCAGCAACGGTGAGTACCATGCGGCTCATTGGTCAGACCCTGAGTATTGGAATAGCCACTCTGGTCTTTTCCTTGTTAATTGGGAGAGTCCAGATAACTCCTGATCAGTTCCCGGCACTAATGGAGAGTATACAGTTATGTTTTGTAGTTTTCACTGCCCTTTGCTTTATAGGGGTCTTTGTCTCCTGGTGGAGGGGCAAAAGAAAAGATGTGGAATGA
- a CDS encoding chorismate lyase has product MDPKIFEGIKQIEDELGNLSSAQKILLATDGSVTTILDVLKGHVSIRTLVQEFREADEEAASLLDIEVGDTINYRVVVIEGQEPLIYAISMIPLERLDNDFKEDLIRADIPIGRILRKHDIESRREIKSVSLEEPEPEMVDIFHTNTRMLRRTYNIIHKNQILVWLMETFPHTLFED; this is encoded by the coding sequence ATGGACCCTAAAATATTTGAAGGAATAAAACAGATTGAAGACGAGTTAGGAAATCTTTCTAGTGCACAGAAGATACTTCTGGCCACGGATGGATCAGTAACCACCATTCTGGACGTGCTCAAGGGACATGTTAGTATAAGGACACTGGTTCAGGAATTCCGGGAAGCAGATGAGGAAGCTGCCTCTCTCCTGGATATTGAGGTGGGGGACACCATCAACTACCGGGTGGTGGTTATTGAGGGCCAGGAACCCCTGATATATGCCATTTCCATGATACCCCTGGAAAGATTAGATAATGATTTTAAAGAGGATTTAATCCGGGCGGATATTCCAATTGGTCGCATCCTCCGTAAACACGACATTGAATCCCGCAGGGAGATAAAATCAGTTTCACTGGAAGAACCAGAGCCAGAAATGGTGGATATCTTCCACACCAACACCCGGATGTTAAGGAGGACCTACAACATAATCCACAAAAACCAGATACTGGTGTGGTTAATGGAAACCTTCCCCCATACCCTGTTTGAAGATTAA
- a CDS encoding SDR family NAD(P)-dependent oxidoreductase, translating to MENYCDLKGKVAVVTGASGGLGADAARAYAKQGADVALLARRKERLEALAEEIRSTGRRALAVQCDVANEESVEKAIEEVIGYFGKIDILLNNAGVAIRGGVCDLCVEEWDMGMDVNVKGIFLVSKHVIPHMIENKYGKIVNTSSINSIAGDKDDMFIRHVYNASKAAVRGLTMGMACSYGKYGITVNAVGPGLFESEMTADTLFKSDEFLKAYSRIVPLNRPARKGELNGAILFLSSDASSYITGQTIFVDGGFSIV from the coding sequence ATGGAAAATTACTGTGATTTAAAGGGGAAAGTGGCCGTGGTGACCGGTGCTTCCGGTGGTCTGGGAGCAGATGCCGCCCGGGCCTATGCAAAACAAGGTGCAGATGTAGCACTTCTGGCCCGGAGAAAAGAAAGATTGGAGGCCCTGGCTGAGGAAATCCGATCAACCGGACGAAGGGCCCTGGCAGTTCAGTGTGATGTGGCTAATGAGGAAAGTGTGGAAAAAGCTATTGAAGAAGTGATTGGTTACTTTGGAAAGATAGATATCCTCCTGAACAATGCCGGAGTGGCAATTCGTGGGGGAGTGTGTGATTTATGCGTGGAAGAGTGGGACATGGGAATGGATGTAAATGTTAAAGGAATTTTCCTGGTCTCCAAACACGTCATCCCCCACATGATTGAAAATAAGTACGGAAAAATCGTGAACACCAGTTCCATCAACTCCATTGCCGGAGACAAGGATGACATGTTCATACGCCACGTTTACAATGCATCAAAAGCAGCAGTTCGTGGACTGACCATGGGAATGGCTTGTTCCTACGGGAAATACGGAATAACCGTAAATGCAGTTGGTCCTGGTCTTTTTGAATCTGAAATGACCGCCGACACTCTTTTTAAATCTGATGAGTTCCTAAAAGCATACAGCAGGATCGTACCCCTCAACCGTCCGGCCCGGAAAGGAGAACTAAATGGAGCAATCCTATTCCTATCATCGGATGCTTCCTCCTACATAACCGGACAGACCATCTTTGTGGACGGTGGATTCTCCATAGTCTAG